A stretch of DNA from Oryzomicrobium terrae:
GGGTTGGTGGAGCCGTGGGCCTTGGCCACGATATTGGTCACGCCCATCACCTCGAAGACGGCACGCATGGCGCCGCCGGCGATGATGCCGGTACCATCAGCAGCGGGCATCATCAGCACTTTCGAAGCGCCGTGCTCACCGACCACTGCGTGGTGCAGGGTGCCATTCTTCAGGGCAACCTTGGCCATCTTGCGACGCGCCTCTTCCATCGCCTTCTGCACGGCGACAGGCACTTCACGGGACTTGCCCTTGCCCATGCCGATGCCACCATCGCCATCGCCGACGACGGTCAGGGCAGCGAAGCCCATGATCCGACCGCCCTTGACGACTTTGGTGACGCGATTGATGGAGACCATCTTCTCGCGAAGACCGTCATCACGCTCGTCAGCCTGCTGAACTCGTTTGTTTTGCGGTTTAGCCATTTTCAACCTCTACTGGTACCGGGCCTTAGAACTGCAGACCGTTTTCACGGGCAGCATCGGCCAGGGCCTTGACGCGGCCGTGGTACTTGAAACCAGAACGGTCGAAGGACACGGTTTCGACACCGGCCTTCTTCGCGCGCTCGGCAATCAGCTTGCCAATCACGATGGCGGCATTGACGTTGCCACCGTGGGAGAGGTCCTTGCGGACTTCGGGCTCGAGGGTAGAGGCCGAAGCCAGAACCTTGGAGCCACAAGGGGAGATCACCTGGGCGTAGATGTGACTGTTGGTGCGATGCACCGACAGACGCACGGCTTTGAGCTCGGCAATCTTGGCCCGGGTTTTGCGGGCCCTGCGCAGTCGCGCCTGCTTCTTGTCGATCATGATTAGCCCTTACTTCTTCTTCGTTTCCTTGAGCACGACAACTTCGTCGGCATAACGCACGCCCTTGCCCTTATAGGGTTCGGGTTTGCGGTAGGCGCGGACTTCCGCCGCCACCTGGCCAACAACCTGCTTGTCGACGCCCTTGATCACGATTTCCGTCTGGGACGGGGTCTCGACCTTGATGCCAGCCGGCATCTTGTGCGCCACGGGGTGGGAAAACCCCAGGGTCAGGTTCAGGATGTCGCCCTGGGCTTGAGCGCGATAGCCCACACCCACCAGGGTCAGCTTGCGCTCAAACCCCTTGGACACACCAGTCACCATGTTATTCACGAGAGCACGGGTGGTACCGGAGAGGGCGCCGGCATTTGCAGCACCATCAACCGGCTTCACCAACAGCTGTGCGCCATCTTGCACGAGACGCACAGCCGGATTGGCCGTGAATTTGAGAGAGCCCAGCGGCCCCTTTACGGTCACATCCTGGCCGGCCAGGGAGACTTCAACACCCTGGGGCAGCGGAATTGGATTCTTACCAACGCGGGACATGATGACTCCTTACGCCACAACGCAGAGCACTTCGCCGCCAACCTTGGCAGCCCGCGCCTTGCGGTCGGTCATGACACCCTTGGGAGTGGACACAATGGCCACACCCAGGCCGTTCAGGACGCGAGGAATATCCTGGGAGCCCTTGTACACACGTAGGCCAGGACGGGAGACGCGCTCAATGCGCTCAATCACCGGGCGGCCAGCGTAGTATTTCAAGCCAATCTGAAGCAGGGGCTTCTCAGCTTCGCCACGTACGGCGAAATCCTCGATATAGCCTTCGTCCTTCAGCACTTTAGCAATCGCCACTTTCAGCTTGGAGGAGGGCATTTCAACTTCAGCCTTCTCCGCCATCTGGGCGTTGCGGATGCGGGTCAGCATGTCCGCGATCGGATCGCTCATCGCCATTTACAAATCCTCCTGCTTACCAGCTGGCCTTGGTCATGCCCGGGATTTCACCCTTAAAGGCAATCTCACGGATCTTGTTGCGGCACAGACCGAACTTGCGGAACACGCCACGGGGACGACCGGTCAGCTGGCAACGATTCACCAGACGCACGGGGCTCGTATTGCGGGGCAGCGCCTGAAGCTTCAGACGCGCCTCAAAACGCTCGGCGTCGGTCAGAGCCACGTTGTCGGCGATTGCCTGCAGCGCTTCGCGCTTCTTGGCAAACTTAGCAACGAGGACACGACGCTTTTCTTCGCGGTTGATCAGGGCTTTCTTCGCCATAATCGCCTCAATTCTTGAACGGGAACTTGAAGGTCGCGAGGAGAGCACGAGCTTCCTCATCGGTCTTCGCCGTGGTGGTGATGCTGATATTCATCCCGCGCAGCGCATCGATCTTGTCGTACTCGATCTCGGGAAAAATAATCTGCTCTTTGACGCCCATGTTGTAGTTCCCGCGGCCATCGAAACCCTTGCCGGAAATACCACGGAAGTCGCGAACGCGCGGCAGGGCCACGGTCACCAGGCGATCCAGGAATTCGAACATGCGGGGACCACGCAGGGTCACCATGCAACCCAGCGGGTAGCCGTCGCGAATCTTGAAACCTGCGATCGAGGTGCGCGCCTTGGTCACCACCGGCTTCTGACCGGCGATCTTGACCATGTCGCCCACGGCATGCTCGAGAACTTTCTTGTCAGCCACCGCCTCACCCACACCCATGTTCAGGGTGATCTTGGTGATGCGCGGCACTTCCATGACGGACTTGTAACCGAACTGCTTGGTCAGCTCGGGCACAACAGTCGTCTTGTAAAAATCAGCCAAACGCGCCATGTCTGTTCCTTAAGCGTCCACGACCTCGCCGGTCGCCTTGAACACGCGCACCATCCGACCGTCATCCAGCTTCTTGATGGCCACACGACCACCCTTGCCAGCCTTCGCGTCGAAGAGCGCGATGTTGGAGATGTGAATAGGCATGTCCTTCTCGACAATGCCACCCACCACGCCGCTCACCGGATTCGGGCGAACGTGCTTCTTGGCACGGTTAACCCCTTCCACGACGACGTAATCGGCATCGACACGCCGCAGCACGGAACCGCGCTTGCCCTTGTCCTTGCCAGTCAGAACGATGACTTCGTCACCCTTGCGAATCTTCTCCATGGTGACTCCTTAGAGAACTTCGGGCGCCAGGGACACGATCTTCATGAACCGTTCGTTACGCAGCTCGCGCGTAACCGGCCCGAAGATACGAGTGCCAATGGGCTCCAGCTTGTTATTGAGGAGCACGGCAGCGTTGCCGTCGAACTTGACAAGGGAGCCATCGGGACGGCGCACACCCTTGGCGGTGCGAACGACGACGGCGTTATAGACGTCACCCTTCTTCACGCGACCACGGGGCGCAGCATCCTTGATGCTGACCTTGATGATGTCTCCAATACCGGCATAGCGGCGCTTGGAACCACCCAACACCTTGATACACATGACCGAACGTGCGCCGGTGTTGTCGGCGACATCCAGAATCGTCTGCATCTGAATCATTGTTTAACTCCAACTTATCCCGCGGAGGCCGCGGTCAGTCTTGGAACCCGTATATGGGGTAGATCCCGTCGGGGCAGCGCCGTTTCCGACACTAGACTTGCGATCCCCTCGGGGTCGAGGCAAATGCAACGGTGCCCGGCAGGACCGGGCACCGCAGAAAAGAAGCCGGATAGTATCAGGACTTCTCAATACAAGCAAGCGTTATGCAACAACTGCTTTTTCGAGCAGCTTCACAACACGCCACGCTTTGGTACGGGACAACGGGCGGCACTCCTCGATCTGAACCAGATCACCGGCTTGAGCCTCGTTATTCTCGTTGTGAGCGTGATACTTCTTGGACAGCTGGATCACCTTGCCATACTTCGGGTGGTTAACACGGCGCTCGACCAGGACAGTTACCGTCTTGTCCATCTTGTCGCTCACCACGCGGCCGATCAGCGTCCGCTTGATGCTGGAGGTCTCGGTCATTGCTGCACCGCCTTTTCACGAAGAATGGTACGGACACGGGCGATGTCGCGACGAACCTTACCGATCTGACTAGTATTCGCCAGCTGTTGCGTCGCCTTCTGCATACGAAGGGAGAACTGAGCCTTGAGGAGCTCGACCAGCTCCTTGTTCAGTTCCTCAACGCTTTTCGCTTTGAGTTCATTGGCTTTCATGATTACCCCAACTGACGGGTCACGAAGGTCGTCGCGATGGGGAGCTTGGCCGCAGCGAGCTTGAACGCTTCGCGGGCCAGCTCGACGCTGACGCCATCCATTTCATACAGGACCTTGCCCGGCTGGATCTCGGCCACCCAGTACTCAGGGTTACCCTTACCGTTACCCATACGGACTTCGGCGGGCTTCTTCGAGATGGGCTTGTCCGGGAACACACGAATCCAGATGCGACCGCCGCGCTTGATGTGCCGGGTCATGGCACGACGGGCAGCTTCTATCTGGCGCGCAGTCAAACGACCGCGACCGATGGCTTTCAGGCCAAATTCACCGAAGGAAACCTTGGCGCCACGAGTCGCCAGGCCAGTGTTACGGCCTTTGTGTTCCTTGCGGTACTTGCGACGTGCGGGTTGCAGCATTTACGCACCTGCCTTTCTGACACGCTTGGCCGGAGCCTTGGCATCACCCTCGCCGTCGGCTTTAACCGTACGACCGCGGGGCTTGCCTTCGCCTTCACCAGGACGACCACGGCGCGCCGGGCGCTTGTCGTCACCTTCCGGGGAAGCGGCGGGCTGTTCGTTGCGGCCCATGTTTTCGCCCTTGTACACCCACACCTTGATACCGATGATGCCGTAGGTGGTCTTGGCTTCCGAAGTGCCGTAGTCGATATCGGCGCGCAGGGTGTGCAGAGGCACACGACCTTCGCGATACCATTCGGTACGGGCAATTTCAGCGCCATTGAGGCGACCGGAGCTCATGATCTTGATGCCTTGTGCACCCAAGCGCATGGCGTTCTGCATCGCGCGCTTCATTGCGCGACGGAACATGATGCGCTTTTCCAACTGCTGGGCAATGGAGTCGGCGATCAGCTTCGCATCGATTTCCGGCTTACGGATTTCTTCGATGGAAACGTGGACCGGCACACCGAGGATGCCCTGCAGGCCGGAACGCAGCTGATCGATCTCTTCGCCCTTCTTGCCGATGACCACGCCCGGGCGGGCTGAAAAAACGGTCACGCGAGCGTTCTTGGCGGGGCGCTCGATCACCACGCGACCTACGGAAGCGTGGGCGAGTTTCTTTTTCAGGTACTCCCGAACTTCCACATCCTCATTCAGCATCGACGCGAAATTTTGGTTATTCGCGTACCAGCGGGAGGACCAGTCGCGGGTTACCGCGAGGCGGAAGCCGGTCGGATGAATCTTCTGTCCCATAGCCTATCCTCAGTTGCCGACGGTCAGGAAAATGTGGCAGGTCGGCTTGAGAATCCGGTTGCCACGACCCTTCGCACGAGCCGTCCAGCGCTTGAGCGTCGCAGCCTGCTCGACGTACACGGTCTTCACTTTCAGCTCGTCAATGTCAGCACCGTCATTGTGCTCGGCGTTGGCGATAGCAGATTCGAGGACCTTCTTCATGATTTCAGCACCCTTTTTCGGGCAGAAGGCCAGGACGCTGAGCGCCTGGTCGACCCGCTTACCGCGGATCAGGTCAGCCACGAGGCGACCTTTCTGGGCCGAGAGGCGGACGCCGCGCAATACAGCACGAGTTTCCATATCCACTCCTTATCTCTTGGCCTTTTTGCCCGCGGTGTGACCCTTGAAGGTACGGGTCAGCGCGAACTCGCCCAGCTTGTGGCCGACCATGTTCTCGGTGACGAACACCGGGATGTGCTGCCGACCGTTATGGACGGCGATGGTCAGACCGATGAAATCGGGCAGTACGGTCGAGCGGCGGGACCAGGTCTTGATCGGCCGCTTGTCGTTACCCGTGCGAGCCGCTTCCACCTTCTTCCAGAGGTGAGCGTCGACGAACGGGCCTTTCTTGAGAGAACGTGCCATTCTTTACCTCTTAGCGCTTATGACGACGCTGCACGATCATGGAAGTCGTGCGCTTGTTGCTACGAGTACGGTAACCCTTAGCCGGGGTACCCCACGGGCTGACAGGCACACGACCTTCACCAGTGCGGCCTTCGCCGCCACCGTGCGGGTGATCCACCGGGTTCATGGCCACGCCGCGAACCGTCGGGCGAACACCGCGCCAACGGGTAGCACCGGCCTTACCCAGCTTGCGCAGGTTGTTTTCCTCGTTGCCAACTTCGCCAATGGTGGCGCGGCACTCGATATGCACCCGACGGATTTCGCCGGAGCGCAGACGGAGCTGAGCGTAAGAACCTTCGCGGGCGAGCAGCTGCACGGAAGTA
This window harbors:
- the rplR gene encoding 50S ribosomal protein L18 produces the protein MDKKQARLRRARKTRAKIAELKAVRLSVHRTNSHIYAQVISPCGSKVLASASTLEPEVRKDLSHGGNVNAAIVIGKLIAERAKKAGVETVSFDRSGFKYHGRVKALADAARENGLQF
- the rpsH gene encoding 30S ribosomal protein S8 → MAMSDPIADMLTRIRNAQMAEKAEVEMPSSKLKVAIAKVLKDEGYIEDFAVRGEAEKPLLQIGLKYYAGRPVIERIERVSRPGLRVYKGSQDIPRVLNGLGVAIVSTPKGVMTDRKARAAKVGGEVLCVVA
- the rpsS gene encoding 30S ribosomal protein S19, producing MARSLKKGPFVDAHLWKKVEAARTGNDKRPIKTWSRRSTVLPDFIGLTIAVHNGRQHIPVFVTENMVGHKLGEFALTRTFKGHTAGKKAKR
- the rpsC gene encoding 30S ribosomal protein S3, which translates into the protein MGQKIHPTGFRLAVTRDWSSRWYANNQNFASMLNEDVEVREYLKKKLAHASVGRVVIERPAKNARVTVFSARPGVVIGKKGEEIDQLRSGLQGILGVPVHVSIEEIRKPEIDAKLIADSIAQQLEKRIMFRRAMKRAMQNAMRLGAQGIKIMSSGRLNGAEIARTEWYREGRVPLHTLRADIDYGTSEAKTTYGIIGIKVWVYKGENMGRNEQPAASPEGDDKRPARRGRPGEGEGKPRGRTVKADGEGDAKAPAKRVRKAGA
- the rplF gene encoding 50S ribosomal protein L6, whose protein sequence is MSRVGKNPIPLPQGVEVSLAGQDVTVKGPLGSLKFTANPAVRLVQDGAQLLVKPVDGAANAGALSGTTRALVNNMVTGVSKGFERKLTLVGVGYRAQAQGDILNLTLGFSHPVAHKMPAGIKVETPSQTEIVIKGVDKQVVGQVAAEVRAYRKPEPYKGKGVRYADEVVVLKETKKK
- the rpsN gene encoding 30S ribosomal protein S14 codes for the protein MAKKALINREEKRRVLVAKFAKKREALQAIADNVALTDAERFEARLKLQALPRNTSPVRLVNRCQLTGRPRGVFRKFGLCRNKIREIAFKGEIPGMTKASW
- the rplE gene encoding 50S ribosomal protein L5 encodes the protein MARLADFYKTTVVPELTKQFGYKSVMEVPRITKITLNMGVGEAVADKKVLEHAVGDMVKIAGQKPVVTKARTSIAGFKIRDGYPLGCMVTLRGPRMFEFLDRLVTVALPRVRDFRGISGKGFDGRGNYNMGVKEQIIFPEIEYDKIDALRGMNISITTTAKTDEEARALLATFKFPFKN
- the rpsE gene encoding 30S ribosomal protein S5, producing MAKPQNKRVQQADERDDGLREKMVSINRVTKVVKGGRIMGFAALTVVGDGDGGIGMGKGKSREVPVAVQKAMEEARRKMAKVALKNGTLHHAVVGEHGASKVLMMPAADGTGIIAGGAMRAVFEVMGVTNIVAKAHGSTNPYNIVRATINGLLSMNTPSVIAAKRGKSVEEILG
- the rplV gene encoding 50S ribosomal protein L22, with the protein product METRAVLRGVRLSAQKGRLVADLIRGKRVDQALSVLAFCPKKGAEIMKKVLESAIANAEHNDGADIDELKVKTVYVEQAATLKRWTARAKGRGNRILKPTCHIFLTVGN
- the rplP gene encoding 50S ribosomal protein L16 translates to MLQPARRKYRKEHKGRNTGLATRGAKVSFGEFGLKAIGRGRLTARQIEAARRAMTRHIKRGGRIWIRVFPDKPISKKPAEVRMGNGKGNPEYWVAEIQPGKVLYEMDGVSVELAREAFKLAAAKLPIATTFVTRQLG
- the rplX gene encoding 50S ribosomal protein L24 encodes the protein MEKIRKGDEVIVLTGKDKGKRGSVLRRVDADYVVVEGVNRAKKHVRPNPVSGVVGGIVEKDMPIHISNIALFDAKAGKGGRVAIKKLDDGRMVRVFKATGEVVDA
- the rpsQ gene encoding 30S ribosomal protein S17, which gives rise to MTETSSIKRTLIGRVVSDKMDKTVTVLVERRVNHPKYGKVIQLSKKYHAHNENNEAQAGDLVQIEECRPLSRTKAWRVVKLLEKAVVA
- the rplN gene encoding 50S ribosomal protein L14 yields the protein MIQMQTILDVADNTGARSVMCIKVLGGSKRRYAGIGDIIKVSIKDAAPRGRVKKGDVYNAVVVRTAKGVRRPDGSLVKFDGNAAVLLNNKLEPIGTRIFGPVTRELRNERFMKIVSLAPEVL
- the rpmC gene encoding 50S ribosomal protein L29; the protein is MKANELKAKSVEELNKELVELLKAQFSLRMQKATQQLANTSQIGKVRRDIARVRTILREKAVQQ